The Thalassotalea agarivorans region ATCGTAAGTGCACAATACCCTAACCGCGGTGAAGAACTTAACCGCATGGCAAATGCAACTGAAATCCCAGCACTTGAAGATTTAGAAGAGCTTTGGATTGCATTACAAACTGAAATGACTGAGTCAGGTAAAGTTGAAGCGTTTGACGTTGAAGTTGTAAACCTAGACGGTGTTAAGTCTACTGAAAACGTTACGCGTATCGGTAACTTCAACCTTGTATATAACCAAGGTTACCTAACTTACAACGATGAATTAGGTCAAGTTCAGCCGCTAGCTAAGCAACCAGCTGGTTATATCTCTGGTACAGCTTCAGGCTTCTCAGGTGAGTCTTCAGGTTACCATGCACTATATGTTGACCCTTCACGTGGTGCTATCCTTGCGCTAGAAACACGTAAGCGTACAATCATGGAATTCTACCACCAAGGTAAAGAAGTAGGTTACTTAATCACAGTATTACTTGTAATCGGTCTTCTTATCTTCTTAGAGCGTATGCTTGTACTTTCTTCAATGAGTGCAAAAATCAAAGCGCAAACTAAAGATCTTTCTAACCCTAACGAAAACAACCCACTTGGTCGTTTGTTAGCGGTTTACCAAGAAAACAAATCTGCTGATGCTGAAACACTAGAGCTTAAGTTAGATGAAGCTATTTTACGCGAAACACCTAAAGTTGAACGTGGTATCAACTTAATCAAGATGTTCGCTGCTATCGCTCCTCTAATGGGTCTACTAGGTACAGTTATCGGTATGATCTTAACGTTCCAAACAATTACATTGTACGGTACAGGTGACCCGAAATTAATGGCTGGTAACATCTCACTAGCACTTGTAACAACAGCATTAGGTCTAATTGCTGCTCTGCCATTAATCCTTGTTCACTCTATTGTAGCTGGTAAAGCTAAATCTGTACTTCACAAGTTAGATGAGCAATCTGCTGGTCTAATCGCTGCGATTGCAGAGAAGGAGTCTAAATAATGTTATTCCTGATAGAGCTTTTAGATTCTGTCAGGAGTTTTATCGCAACTGGCGGTGATGTACTTTACATTGTTGCCTTTGCACTCTTTTTGATGTGGCTACTTATGATTGAACGCTACTGGTTTTTGGGTGGTGTTTATCCAAAAATCCGTGACGGCATCATAGGTAACTGGGATGCGCGTGCTGACACGACATCATGGTATGCCCATCGAATTAGAGAACAATGGATCTCCGAAGCGACAGAATTACTTGAGCGTAATTTGATTACAATAAAGACCTTAGTGGCAATGTGTCCACTGATCGGCCTTTTAGGTACGGTAACAGGTATGATTGGTGTGTTTGAAACAATGGCACAACAAGGTACAGGTAACCCGCGTCTAATGGCTGCTGGTATCTCGCAAGCAACAATCCCTACAATGGCAGGTATGGTTGCAGCGTTATCAGGCGTGTTCTTCAGCTCAAGACTTGAAGCAAAGATTAAACTAGCTAAGGCTAAGCTTGTAGATAGCTTGCCTCATCACTAGAGAGAGTTTCGAATGGCACGTAATCGTATTCGTGAAGAAGAGGAAGCAGCAATTGATATGACACCGATGCTAGACATCGTGTTTATCATGCTTATTTTCTTCATCGTTACCACGTCTTTCATTAAGGAAGCGGGTATCGAAGTTAGTAAGCCGAACGCTGCTAACCAAATTAAGTTTAAGAACGCAAACATCTTTATAGCTGTGCGTGATTCTGGCGAAGTTTGGATGGATAAAAAACGCGTCGACGTAGAGCGTATCAAAGTAAACTTGGAAAAGTTACTTACTGAGCAACCTACAGATGTCATTTTCATCCAGGCTGACAAAGGCGCGAAACACAGCGTAGTTGTTAAAGTAATGGATGCAATTAAGGAAGCGGGCGTAGATAGAATCTCTATTGCTGCTGCGAAAGGGTAGTACTATGGTTAGATTTATAGTTTCTATTTTCGTAGGCGCCGGTATCACTTTTGGTCTATTTGCTGTCATGGCATTCTTAGTTCAGGGTGGTAAAGGCCCTAATGAAGAAAAACTAGACAACATCGTTGTTGAAATTAATACAACGCCGCCGGAGTCGGCTGCAGAAACACGTCGTCGTGTTCCGCCACCCGCGCCACCGCCGCCGCCTAAAACGCCACCTAAGCCTCAAGCTCCAGAGCCTGAGACAAATAGTGCACAAGGTGGTATGAACTTTAACATGCCTAGCTTAGACCTAGGTGGTGCGTCAACTGGTCTTGGTGACCCATCTGCAGGCTTCGGTCGCGATGGTGAAGCAACTCCGATGGTACGTATCGAACCTAAATACCCACCGCAAGCTGCGCGTGATGGTAAAGAAGGCTGGGTTAAGCTTTCATTTACAATCAACGAAGTGGGTGGTGTAGAAGATGTTAAAGTTATTGACGCTAAGCCAAAGCGTATTTTCGACAAGGAAGCGCGTAGAGCTCTTCGTAAGTGGAAATACAAACCTAAAGTTGTTGACGGTAAACCGCAAAAACAATTTGGCTTAACAGTTCAGCTAGACTTTAAAATGGATGGAGGTTAATTATTATGTTTAAAAAGTTATCAACCTCAGTTCTTATTGCTTCAGCAATGGCAGTGGCTACACTGCCAGTTGCTACGCCAAATGCTTTTGCAGCTGGCGCAGAGCAAGAAGAAAAGAAAAAGCGTCCTACGCGTCTTGCTAGCCCAAGTGTAGGTAAGAAGATTGCCAAAGCATTCGATCTTTATAACGAAGATGATATCGATGGCGCTTTAGCAATCGTTTTAGACATTGATGCGTCTAAAGAATATGACCAAGCTTATGTTGCTCGTTTTATCGGTACGTTCTACGCGATGAAAGGCGACGAAGAAAAAGCGTTAGGTTATATGAAAAAGGCCGTTGAGCCAGACATTCTAAATGCCGCTGATCACGGTGCTGCGTTAAAACTTTTGGCTGATCTTCAGATCATGACAAAAGACTACCGCGGTGCGATCAAAACGTATAAAGATTGGATGGACTTTACTGGTCAAGAAGATGCTCAAGCATGGGTGCGTATTGCAAGTGCACACAATGAACTTAAAGAGTTTGCCCAGGTAATTAAACCTGCGGACAGCGCGATTAAGGCATTTGGTGACAAGCAAAACCAGAACCCATATGTACTAAAAATTACCTCGTACTATGAGCGTAAGATGTACTCAGAAGCAATTGACGTACTTGAGACAACTGTTCAACTATTCCCAGAAAACAAACTGTGGTGGTTACAGTTAGGTCAGTTCTATCAATTAACGGAAGATTATCCAAAAGCATTGGCGACATTTGATATGGCGTATCAACAAGGCTTTTTAGATAAAGAATCACACATCAAAGCTCTAGCGAGCTTGTATCAAGTGCGTGAGATTCCGATTGAAGCTGCTAAATTATATGAAAAGCACTTAGCATCAGGCTTATTGAAGCGTGATGAAGCAAACTTGTTTGCTATTGCTAACGCTTATCATGCAGCTATGCAAATTGATAAAGCGGCTCAGTATTACGGTGAACTTGCTACGCTTACCAGTGATGCAAAGCATTTCCGTAAGCAAGGTATGTTGTTGAAACAAGACGAGCAATTCAAAGGCGCAATTGTTGCCTTGAACAAAGCGCTTGAACTTGGTGCAGACGATACCGGTAGAATTCACATGAGCTTAGCAGAGTCGCATTTCTACTTAGGCCAATACAAGAGTGCCTATGCAGCGATTCAAAAAGCGTCAAAAGACCCGAGAACACGTAAAGTGGCTCGAGGTTGGGTGAGCTTTATTAAAGATACAGCGCAACGTAAAGGCGTATCTATCTAGTCTTCATAAGACAAAGAAAAAAGCCGGCATTTATGCCGGCTTTTTTGTTTTTAGCGTTTTGATAACGGTTACGTGCGCAGTGACAAATAACTATCGTAGTCGGGTACCGTCTTTAAGTAGGCATTCTCAAACAAAGAAGATTTGATTAGAAAGTCTGCGGTTGCGCTATTACAAGCTACCGGAATATTCCACACTGCGGCTAAGCGTAATAGTGCTTTGACATCAGGATCGTGTGGCTGCGCTTCTAATGGATCCCAGAAAAAAATCATCATATCGATTTTTTGTTCAGTAATGAGTGCGCCTATCTGCTGGTCGCCTCCAAGTGGACCACTAATCAAGGTATCGATTGTTAAACCTGTTTTAGCGGCTATCATATGGCCAGTAGTACCTGTGGCAAAGAGTTGATGATTACTCAGTTTACGCTCGTACGTTGTGCACCATTTAAGTAACTCATTTTTCATATTATCATGCGCGACAAGCGCAATAGACTTTTTCGCGGCGGCATCAATTTGTTTGTATTTCATGGTCATTGCATCTTGGTTTTTTCACTATAGTAACGCTGAAATTAACGACTAATCAATAGCTGTTGTTATAGCAAAATTAGCAAAACTTAATAAAGTTTATATACTTATGGTGAGTATGTATTGGGATTTTATTATGAAAAACGTTCTTCATTTTGCCAAGGCGGCATGCCTTTTTCTTATTATTTTATCGTTTAATCAACTGGCTTTAGCCAGTCAAAATGCAAACCAGGATAATGCTAGTAGCAAGCAAATCAAAATTGCAGATTTACACCATTTAATGGAGGTTTTTCAAGAACATAACTACACAACTAAAAGCTGGCAAGAAGGTAATAAGGAAGTGCCTCGTTTTATGTTTAACCATGTCAGTGCGAATTGGAGCAAAACTTCTAGCCACATTCCTGTGAAGCAGAAAAAGGGCGTATTTTTTAGACTTATGGCGCCGTTAATATTGTTGTCAAACGAAGCTATTTTAGAGGAACGAAAAGTTGCAGAAACAGCGGATGTAACCTCGCAAACATTCCAAAGTCTTGCACAAAAATACCGTCTGCAACCGTCTGGCCATTTTTACAGTGAACAAGACAGAGCAGCATTGTTGCAACGAATAGATATCATTCCACCGTCACTAGCACTTGCACAATCAGCAGAAGAGAGTGGTTGGGCAACATCCCGCTTTACCATAGAAGGAAATGCATTTTTCGGACAATGGGATTTTTCAGGGAAAGGTATGGTACCCAAAAACCAGCGCAAGGAGCTTGGTAATTACGGACTAAAGCGATTTGATAGCCCATATGCTTCGGTACAAGGTTATATGCTTAATATTAATACAGGCAATGCATATCACAAACTCCGCGACTTAAGGGCGCAACTACGCGCCGAAAATAAAACCATCACTGGCATGGAGCTTGCCACTACATTAGACAAATACTCAGAACGTGGACAAGACTACATAGACGGCATTCAAGCGATGATTCGTTACAATAAGCTGCAAGGCGTTGATCAAGCTTACCTAGCGGAAGAAGAGGTAATCCATTTAATTACAGATAGTGAGTAACAACAATTTAAACACATGTTTTAATATGGTAGCCTTACACAAAAACAAACAAGGCATATCGTTTTGACTATCCAGTATCCTCTAGCAAATACAGGTTTTGCTCTAGCGATGAAGGAAGACCAAGAGCTTCCTTCATCATCTCGCATTGAACTACAAACACATCAAATATCTGCACTTAAACCAGGTGAAGTGTTGATTAAGGTTTTAGCGTCACCTGTTAACCCATCAGACCTTGTATATTTACTTGGCAAATATGGCCTGCCGCCAGAAAATGGTAAGTTCGTAGGCTTTGAAGCTAGTGGCATTGTTGTTGATGCCAACGCAGGGTTTTACGGTAAATATCTTAAAGGAAAGCGCGTTGCTTTTTCAGCAACGCCCGGATTAGATGGCGTTTGGTCTCAATATGCCGTAACTAAAGCTAATTTCTGTTTACCCGTTCGCAAAGAGTTAACGGACGAACAAGCTGCGACTTTGATTGTTAATCCTTGCACGTCTGTTTGCCTAGTTGATAGAGCGAAGGGGCTAGGCGCAAAGGCTATTGTACTAAATGCTGCAGCAAGCCAAGTCGGAAAGGGCGTGATTAGATACGCTAATATGCTGGGTATCAAGACTATAGCAACAGTGCGCAGCGAGGCTAATGTAAGCGTGTTGAAGCAAGTAGGGGCAACGGAGGTGTTACTCACCACAGCGACAGATTATCGTAAAACGCTAAAGGACGCCTGTCACCAGCATAAAGCGACTGTACTGTTAGATGCTGTAGCAGACAAAGATACACCAGAGGTAATGAGTTGTATGCCAAATGGCGCAACCGCTATTGTATATGGCAGGTTGACTGAAACTCATGATCCAGTTGGTGGTCAATTTGCAGTCGCTGATTTAATTTTCAGACGAGCGAAAGTTGAAGGATTCTGGCTTGCTACTTACATAGCTAAAGCATCGCCTCTGTCTGTATTAAGGCTGAGTAAAAAGGTACAAAAACTGTTTGCAGATGGCGTTTTTCAAACTGATGTTAAAGCAAATGTAACCTTTGAACAATTTGCACAAGCGCTAGATTATTACGCTGACAATAAAAGCAGTGGTAAGGTAATATTGACACCCAATGGTTAACTGGTAACAGCGTTTTGCTACACGGGTGTGTAACGCTTGTGTAGCTTTTTCGCTGTTTTCAGCGTTTCAAGCCGAAATTAGACGGCCCTATTTACAATAAATAACAAATGCTATTAACAGCTTTACAGTTTTTATTTTTCAAATGCCTACAATAGCCTCACTGAAACACGAAATGTGTTTTTAAACAACGTGAGGATTTAACAAATGAAAAAATTATCGTTAGCAGTATTACTTTCTTTATTCGCTGTAAATGCATCAGCTCTTGAGTCAGAAATTGATAGCGTTCAAGTTACGCCTGACCAACGCGTTGCAGCTAAACAACTAGACAGAAGCATTGAGCGCGAAGTTGACGAAGTCATTGCTGAAATGCGTGTACAAGACGAGAAAGAAATTCTTGTAGAAGCTGACCTAGAAATTGAGCAAGAAGAAGCAGAGCTTGAAGCTCAACTAGCGGACTAATTCGCTGTCATCCATTCAGAGAAAACGCGCCTATGGGCGCGTTTTTTTATGCGTTGCTTTGGCTGTGCAGGGCTATTCTGTTGCCTTCACTGTCATGGATAACACTGCGAAAACCATAAGGTCCAATTGCATGAATGGGCTCTAGTACCTCGCCACCATTATCTTTTGCCCATTGCTCAGCCTCTACAATGCGTCCGTCTACGTTGAAGTAAATCAGTGCGCCTCGTTTTAATATGTCTTCTTCTGTACCTGGAATTAAACAGCCCGACACAGATTTCTCAGCGTCTGGAAACATTGCGAATTCCATTCCGTCCATTTCTTGGTATTGCACAGGAGCCCCTAGCAGGCCAGTATAAAATTTTGATGCGCGAGCTAGGTCTGTTGTTGGCATATCTAGCCATACGATTTGATCAGCCATATTGTTGTCCTTTAATGTTGTTTTTACTGAGTATAGACAACTTTTTACGACTTCTTAAAACGCTTGAAAAACCCTGTTGTTAAACCAACACCCAGCAGTATGAGTAAGCAACCTAAAATAACACC contains the following coding sequences:
- a CDS encoding MotA/TolQ/ExbB proton channel family protein; this encodes MKNVINFVLAAAVATATLATTAQANDLDALLKDVKANRISQASIDKKREAEFLSERADKQALLNKAKAQLKAEQDRNKRLTKEYADNEITLAQKEQELDNAKGTLGEMFGVSRSAAADAYGMISASIVSAQYPNRGEELNRMANATEIPALEDLEELWIALQTEMTESGKVEAFDVEVVNLDGVKSTENVTRIGNFNLVYNQGYLTYNDELGQVQPLAKQPAGYISGTASGFSGESSGYHALYVDPSRGAILALETRKRTIMEFYHQGKEVGYLITVLLVIGLLIFLERMLVLSSMSAKIKAQTKDLSNPNENNPLGRLLAVYQENKSADAETLELKLDEAILRETPKVERGINLIKMFAAIAPLMGLLGTVIGMILTFQTITLYGTGDPKLMAGNISLALVTTALGLIAALPLILVHSIVAGKAKSVLHKLDEQSAGLIAAIAEKESK
- a CDS encoding MotA/TolQ/ExbB proton channel family protein, which translates into the protein MLFLIELLDSVRSFIATGGDVLYIVAFALFLMWLLMIERYWFLGGVYPKIRDGIIGNWDARADTTSWYAHRIREQWISEATELLERNLITIKTLVAMCPLIGLLGTVTGMIGVFETMAQQGTGNPRLMAAGISQATIPTMAGMVAALSGVFFSSRLEAKIKLAKAKLVDSLPHH
- a CDS encoding ExbD/TolR family protein, which codes for MARNRIREEEEAAIDMTPMLDIVFIMLIFFIVTTSFIKEAGIEVSKPNAANQIKFKNANIFIAVRDSGEVWMDKKRVDVERIKVNLEKLLTEQPTDVIFIQADKGAKHSVVVKVMDAIKEAGVDRISIAAAKG
- a CDS encoding energy transducer TonB, with product MVRFIVSIFVGAGITFGLFAVMAFLVQGGKGPNEEKLDNIVVEINTTPPESAAETRRRVPPPAPPPPPKTPPKPQAPEPETNSAQGGMNFNMPSLDLGGASTGLGDPSAGFGRDGEATPMVRIEPKYPPQAARDGKEGWVKLSFTINEVGGVEDVKVIDAKPKRIFDKEARRALRKWKYKPKVVDGKPQKQFGLTVQLDFKMDGG
- a CDS encoding tetratricopeptide repeat protein, with protein sequence MFKKLSTSVLIASAMAVATLPVATPNAFAAGAEQEEKKKRPTRLASPSVGKKIAKAFDLYNEDDIDGALAIVLDIDASKEYDQAYVARFIGTFYAMKGDEEKALGYMKKAVEPDILNAADHGAALKLLADLQIMTKDYRGAIKTYKDWMDFTGQEDAQAWVRIASAHNELKEFAQVIKPADSAIKAFGDKQNQNPYVLKITSYYERKMYSEAIDVLETTVQLFPENKLWWLQLGQFYQLTEDYPKALATFDMAYQQGFLDKESHIKALASLYQVREIPIEAAKLYEKHLASGLLKRDEANLFAIANAYHAAMQIDKAAQYYGELATLTSDAKHFRKQGMLLKQDEQFKGAIVALNKALELGADDTGRIHMSLAESHFYLGQYKSAYAAIQKASKDPRTRKVARGWVSFIKDTAQRKGVSI
- a CDS encoding methylglyoxal synthase, translated to MKYKQIDAAAKKSIALVAHDNMKNELLKWCTTYERKLSNHQLFATGTTGHMIAAKTGLTIDTLISGPLGGDQQIGALITEQKIDMMIFFWDPLEAQPHDPDVKALLRLAAVWNIPVACNSATADFLIKSSLFENAYLKTVPDYDSYLSLRT
- a CDS encoding glucosaminidase domain-containing protein, with product MKNVLHFAKAACLFLIILSFNQLALASQNANQDNASSKQIKIADLHHLMEVFQEHNYTTKSWQEGNKEVPRFMFNHVSANWSKTSSHIPVKQKKGVFFRLMAPLILLSNEAILEERKVAETADVTSQTFQSLAQKYRLQPSGHFYSEQDRAALLQRIDIIPPSLALAQSAEESGWATSRFTIEGNAFFGQWDFSGKGMVPKNQRKELGNYGLKRFDSPYASVQGYMLNINTGNAYHKLRDLRAQLRAENKTITGMELATTLDKYSERGQDYIDGIQAMIRYNKLQGVDQAYLAEEEVIHLITDSE
- a CDS encoding zinc-binding dehydrogenase: MTIQYPLANTGFALAMKEDQELPSSSRIELQTHQISALKPGEVLIKVLASPVNPSDLVYLLGKYGLPPENGKFVGFEASGIVVDANAGFYGKYLKGKRVAFSATPGLDGVWSQYAVTKANFCLPVRKELTDEQAATLIVNPCTSVCLVDRAKGLGAKAIVLNAAASQVGKGVIRYANMLGIKTIATVRSEANVSVLKQVGATEVLLTTATDYRKTLKDACHQHKATVLLDAVADKDTPEVMSCMPNGATAIVYGRLTETHDPVGGQFAVADLIFRRAKVEGFWLATYIAKASPLSVLRLSKKVQKLFADGVFQTDVKANVTFEQFAQALDYYADNKSSGKVILTPNG
- a CDS encoding VOC family protein; the encoded protein is MADQIVWLDMPTTDLARASKFYTGLLGAPVQYQEMDGMEFAMFPDAEKSVSGCLIPGTEEDILKRGALIYFNVDGRIVEAEQWAKDNGGEVLEPIHAIGPYGFRSVIHDSEGNRIALHSQSNA